In one window of Paraflavitalea soli DNA:
- a CDS encoding TldD/PmbA family protein, whose product MKRRNFLGMAGMGAAGALLHGFPAIGRSITEADALMIRADAAAKKRMADIALQAARSKGATYTDVRIGRYLNQAVITRDNRVQNVANSESYGIGIRVIANGSWGFAASEKMDADSIAKTAALAVAIAKGNAKLITEPVQLAPQKGYGEVSWKTPIEKNGFEIPVKEKVDLLLSVNDAALKGGATFINAALFMVNEQKYFASSDGSYIDQDIHRIWPTFTVTKTDKASGKFQTRDSLSAPMGMGFEYMFASPEHKIIGGPTTLYKGRYDMLEDVKAATMQVGEKITAKSVEPGKYDLVLDPTHLGLTIHESTGHPTELDRVLGYEANYAGTSFLTLDKWKTKKFNYGSKLVNIQADKLQPGSLGAVGYDDEGVQSGQWDIIKDGILVNYQTIRDQAHILGLQASQGCCYADSWDSVQFQRMPNVSLMPNKQTRSVADIIKSVKKGIYIIGRGSYSIDQQRYNFQFGGQLFYEIKDGQIVGMLNDVAYQSNTQEFWNSMTDIADKNDYRLFGTFNDGKGQPSQASAVSHGSSTAKFEGVNVINTARKIG is encoded by the coding sequence TTGAAAAGAAGAAACTTTCTCGGCATGGCAGGGATGGGTGCTGCCGGAGCTTTGCTCCATGGCTTTCCGGCAATTGGCAGATCGATCACTGAAGCCGATGCATTGATGATACGCGCCGATGCCGCCGCTAAAAAGCGGATGGCGGATATAGCACTCCAGGCTGCGCGCAGCAAAGGCGCCACTTATACGGATGTACGGATAGGGCGGTACCTCAACCAGGCTGTCATTACACGGGATAACCGGGTACAGAACGTTGCCAATTCAGAATCCTATGGCATCGGCATCCGTGTGATCGCCAATGGAAGCTGGGGCTTTGCGGCTTCGGAAAAGATGGATGCAGACAGCATTGCCAAAACAGCGGCGCTGGCAGTAGCCATCGCCAAAGGCAATGCCAAACTCATTACCGAACCGGTGCAACTGGCCCCGCAAAAAGGATACGGTGAAGTAAGCTGGAAAACGCCCATCGAAAAGAATGGCTTCGAAATACCCGTCAAAGAAAAAGTAGACCTGCTGTTAAGTGTCAATGACGCTGCCCTGAAAGGAGGCGCCACTTTTATCAATGCCGCTTTGTTCATGGTCAATGAGCAAAAGTATTTTGCCAGCTCTGATGGTTCTTATATCGACCAGGACATTCACCGGATATGGCCCACTTTCACCGTCACCAAAACAGACAAAGCCTCCGGCAAATTCCAAACACGCGACAGCTTAAGCGCCCCGATGGGCATGGGCTTCGAGTATATGTTTGCATCGCCGGAACACAAGATCATTGGCGGCCCTACTACCTTGTACAAAGGCCGGTATGATATGCTGGAAGATGTAAAGGCAGCCACCATGCAGGTAGGTGAAAAAATAACGGCTAAAAGCGTAGAGCCCGGTAAGTATGACCTGGTACTAGATCCCACCCACCTGGGATTGACGATCCATGAATCAACGGGCCACCCTACGGAGCTGGACCGCGTGCTGGGTTATGAAGCCAACTATGCCGGCACCAGCTTCCTTACGCTGGATAAATGGAAAACGAAGAAGTTCAACTACGGCAGCAAGCTGGTCAATATCCAGGCAGATAAACTGCAACCCGGATCGCTGGGCGCTGTAGGCTATGATGACGAAGGCGTGCAGAGCGGACAATGGGACATCATCAAAGATGGCATCCTGGTCAATTACCAAACCATCCGCGATCAGGCGCATATCCTCGGCCTGCAGGCCTCACAGGGCTGTTGCTATGCCGATAGCTGGGACAGTGTGCAATTTCAGCGCATGCCCAACGTATCGCTGATGCCCAACAAGCAAACCCGCAGTGTGGCAGACATTATCAAGAGTGTAAAGAAAGGTATCTATATCATTGGCCGCGGCTCCTACTCCATCGATCAGCAGCGTTACAACTTCCAGTTTGGCGGTCAGCTGTTCTATGAGATCAAAGACGGACAGATAGTTGGCATGCTCAATGATGTAGCTTATCAATCCAACACCCAGGAGTTCTGGAACTCGATGACAGACATTGCCGATAAGAATGATTATCGCCTGTTTGGTACTTTCAATGATGGCAAAGGACAGCCTTCACAGGCCAGTGCAGTATCGCATGGGTCTTCTACTGCCAAATTTGAAGGGGTGAATGTGATCAATACGGCGAGGAAGATAGGATAG
- a CDS encoding TldD/PmbA family protein: protein MAILSKDEAQAIMKKVLGFAKADETEVGLGGQQSGNIRYARNAVSTAGEVSNLNLSVSSSFGKRTGNATINEFDDASLEKVVRRAEELARLAPENPEYMPLLGPSNFAESIGFIPSTAAMTPDTRAEMVAKSLKVSKDNKLESAGFLQNSAGFRAMANSKGLFAYNKSTDVSFSVTVRNQEGTGSGYVDHSFNDVGKLDTLALTKIAANKATSSAGAKAIEPGRYTVILEPLAASDMLGGIIRGFEQRTADEGRSFMSKKGGGTRLGEQLFDEKVNIISDPMNPELPGATWSGDGMPVEKTVWVENGVVKNLACSRFWAQKKGLKPLSGPGGGRFGGGGMIMAGGTASIEDMIKNTEKGILVTRFWYIRMVDQQTLVQTGLTRDGTFYIENGQIKFPVKNFRFNESPIIMLNNVEELGKPVRSGSSILPPMKIRDFTFTSLSDAI from the coding sequence ATGGCTATATTAAGTAAAGACGAAGCACAAGCGATCATGAAAAAAGTGTTGGGCTTCGCCAAAGCTGACGAAACAGAAGTAGGTCTCGGCGGACAACAAAGCGGCAATATCCGCTATGCCCGCAATGCAGTATCTACTGCAGGAGAGGTAAGCAACCTCAACCTGAGTGTAAGTTCCTCATTTGGTAAAAGGACCGGCAATGCCACCATCAATGAATTTGATGATGCCTCCCTGGAAAAGGTAGTACGCCGTGCAGAAGAGCTGGCGCGCCTGGCCCCGGAAAATCCGGAATACATGCCGCTGCTGGGTCCTTCCAACTTTGCAGAGTCTATCGGATTCATTCCTTCCACCGCGGCTATGACACCCGATACACGGGCTGAAATGGTGGCAAAAAGCCTGAAAGTATCCAAAGACAACAAACTGGAATCAGCCGGCTTTCTTCAGAACAGTGCAGGCTTCCGCGCCATGGCCAATTCCAAAGGCCTGTTTGCTTACAATAAAAGTACCGATGTATCCTTTTCCGTTACAGTACGTAACCAGGAAGGCACCGGCTCGGGTTATGTAGACCACAGCTTTAATGATGTAGGTAAATTAGATACCCTGGCGCTCACCAAAATTGCCGCCAATAAAGCTACCAGCTCTGCAGGCGCCAAAGCCATTGAACCAGGCCGTTATACAGTGATCCTGGAGCCATTGGCTGCCAGTGATATGCTGGGCGGTATTATCCGTGGTTTTGAGCAACGTACGGCCGATGAAGGCCGTAGCTTCATGAGCAAGAAAGGTGGCGGCACACGCCTGGGAGAACAACTGTTTGATGAGAAAGTAAACATCATCAGCGATCCCATGAACCCCGAATTGCCAGGCGCTACCTGGAGCGGCGATGGTATGCCCGTAGAGAAAACAGTGTGGGTAGAAAATGGTGTGGTAAAGAACCTGGCCTGCAGCCGTTTCTGGGCGCAGAAGAAAGGACTGAAACCATTGTCAGGCCCCGGCGGCGGCCGCTTTGGCGGTGGCGGCATGATCATGGCAGGTGGTACTGCTTCTATTGAAGATATGATCAAGAACACAGAAAAAGGCATTCTCGTTACACGCTTCTGGTATATCCGCATGGTGGACCAGCAAACGCTGGTGCAAACGGGCCTTACCCGTGACGGGACTTTCTACATCGAGAACGGCCAGATCAAATTCCCGGTGAAGAACTTCCGTTTCAATGAGAGCCCCATCATTATGCTGAATAATGTGGAAGAACTGGGCAAACCAGTACGCAGCGGATCATCTATTCTGCCACCGATGAAGATCAGGGACTTTACGTTCACTTCATTGTCTGATGCTATCTAG
- a CDS encoding TldD/PmbA family protein yields MKRKDFIYYTGMSLGSLMLPKMSAFGRDIDPAEALQGVDAAVKKELADVALNAAKSKGASYADVRIGRYLRQFVATRDKRVQGVANTENYGVGIRVLVNGAWGFAATNAVSKDAIAKAAEQAVAVAKANAKIQGEPVQLAPQKGFGEVSWKAPIEINAFEVPIKEKVDLLLQVNDIAITNGASFVTAMISAVNEQKYFASTDGSYIDQDIHRIYPTFNVTKIDRAAGKFMQRNALSAPMGMGYEYMHARPQDRLSGIVTRYKDRYDILEDVKNATKDVDDKLKAKSVEPGKYDLVLDPSHLWLTIHESVGHPTELDRVLGYEANYAGTSFLTLDKWQSKKFNFGNKNVNIVADKLQKGSLGAVGWDDEGVKCREWDLIKDGILVNYQTIRDQAHIIGLKESQGCCYSQGWDDVQFQRMPNVSLRPGKQKLSVDDMIKNVEKGIYIIGDGSYSIDQQRYNFQFGGQTFYEITNGKITGMLNDVAYQSNTQEFWNSCAAICDESDYRLGGSFNDGKGQPSQSSAVSHGSSTTRFNGVNVINTARKIG; encoded by the coding sequence TTGAAACGAAAAGACTTTATCTACTACACAGGCATGAGCCTTGGCTCTCTCATGCTTCCTAAAATGTCGGCCTTCGGGCGCGATATTGACCCGGCAGAAGCACTGCAGGGCGTTGACGCAGCTGTCAAAAAAGAGCTGGCTGATGTAGCCCTGAATGCTGCCAAATCAAAAGGGGCCAGTTATGCTGATGTTCGTATTGGCCGTTACCTGCGACAATTTGTAGCCACGCGCGACAAGCGGGTGCAGGGTGTAGCCAATACGGAAAACTATGGCGTGGGTATCCGTGTGCTGGTGAATGGAGCCTGGGGCTTTGCAGCCACCAATGCGGTATCCAAAGACGCTATTGCCAAAGCAGCTGAACAGGCCGTGGCAGTAGCCAAAGCCAATGCAAAGATCCAGGGTGAACCGGTACAGCTCGCCCCGCAAAAAGGGTTTGGCGAAGTAAGCTGGAAAGCACCTATCGAGATCAACGCCTTTGAAGTGCCCATCAAAGAAAAGGTGGACCTGTTGCTGCAGGTTAACGATATTGCCATCACGAATGGCGCCAGCTTCGTAACAGCCATGATCTCGGCGGTGAATGAACAGAAGTATTTTGCCTCTACGGATGGTTCTTATATTGACCAGGACATACACCGCATCTACCCTACTTTCAATGTGACCAAGATAGACCGCGCTGCCGGTAAATTCATGCAGCGCAATGCCCTGAGTGCCCCCATGGGTATGGGTTATGAATACATGCATGCCCGTCCGCAGGACAGACTTTCCGGTATCGTAACACGGTATAAAGACCGGTACGATATATTGGAAGATGTTAAAAATGCGACCAAAGATGTAGACGATAAGCTAAAAGCTAAATCTGTAGAACCTGGTAAGTACGACCTCGTACTGGACCCTTCCCACCTCTGGTTGACGATCCATGAATCGGTAGGTCACCCTACAGAACTGGACCGCGTATTGGGTTATGAAGCCAACTATGCAGGCACCAGCTTCCTTACACTGGACAAATGGCAATCCAAGAAATTCAACTTCGGCAATAAGAACGTGAACATCGTAGCCGACAAACTGCAGAAGGGATCACTCGGCGCTGTGGGTTGGGACGATGAAGGCGTTAAATGCCGTGAGTGGGACCTGATCAAGGATGGTATCCTCGTGAACTACCAAACAATCCGCGACCAGGCGCATATCATTGGCCTGAAAGAATCACAAGGCTGCTGCTACTCACAAGGCTGGGATGATGTACAATTCCAACGTATGCCGAATGTATCCCTGCGCCCGGGCAAACAAAAGCTGAGCGTAGACGATATGATCAAAAATGTAGAGAAAGGCATTTACATCATTGGTGATGGCTCCTACTCCATTGATCAGCAACGGTACAACTTCCAGTTTGGCGGTCAAACGTTTTATGAGATCACCAATGGCAAGATCACGGGCATGCTGAACGATGTGGCCTACCAGTCCAATACCCAGGAGTTCTGGAATTCCTGTGCTGCTATTTGTGATGAGAGCGATTATCGCCTCGGCGGTTCTTTCAATGATGGCAAGGGCCAGCCTTCACAAAGCAGCGCGGTATCACACGGTAGCTCCACTACCCGGTTCAATGGTGTGAATGTGATCAATACAGCCCGGAAGATCGGGTAG
- a CDS encoding DUF4175 family protein: protein MPEQNSLHIIQSLSGKWSRNNLLATVLHAVALALLTAAIGHYLVGLPLWAVIMLFVATIAVTLWIKRPRPLTPAAISSFLNRSYPQLEESTQLLLIPEQSLSLLQQMQVQKIAPVLVTIPEPPAMRQSLRKALILLGSAVAGCVLIALLSFLLRDNRDHSNDSALPAVPIVKEHILPGIASFQIQVTPPAYTNNPARQQQQFSLKVEEGSKVQWEIHTNQKVAQLSLVLNSKDTLQLSPAAADSTTWRLQRDIREAGFYQVSLAGQASQLYTLEVIPDLPVTINIITPQQYSRIEPGREPLTRLSLQLTDDYGIKNAGIVATRASGKGESVSFKEQQLSFPVSFDGRRQMALTKILDLPALGMHAGDELYFYVKAVDNRGQESRSDMYFVSLPDTAELLSLSGMESGINQVPEYFRSQRQIIIDIEKLLQQQATIPIDTFHLRSNVLGDDQKLLRLRYGKFVGEEWESGGHSPDDGHDHGSGEHGEEKEIAFGDIKALEDQYAHKHDNAEDATYLEPAQKAQLKAILTEMWSSELKLRTYYPREALPFAYKALRLLKDMQQKSRAYVSKTSVKMPPLRPEKRLTGELDKIGTPLHQKNNAADNSAETILQQAMAVLEQLKQAPVVTPAQMPALLAAEKKISEKAVHAPVDYLPALNAIRQLTQEPGKINKAVIVKVQAAVQKMMKAGGLLPQPGGTAAGNELADYYFNNLNGSSH from the coding sequence ATGCCTGAGCAAAACAGCTTACATATCATTCAAAGCCTCAGTGGCAAATGGAGCAGGAATAACCTGCTGGCCACTGTACTACATGCTGTAGCGCTGGCGCTGTTGACAGCAGCCATTGGGCACTACCTGGTGGGGCTGCCGCTGTGGGCCGTGATCATGTTATTCGTGGCAACTATTGCTGTCACGCTTTGGATCAAACGACCCCGCCCGCTCACACCGGCCGCTATTTCCAGCTTCTTAAATCGTTCGTATCCCCAACTAGAAGAAAGTACACAATTACTGCTGATCCCGGAACAATCGCTGAGCCTGCTGCAGCAAATGCAGGTACAAAAAATAGCACCGGTGCTGGTTACCATCCCCGAGCCACCAGCCATGCGGCAGTCATTAAGAAAAGCATTGATCCTGCTGGGCAGCGCTGTGGCAGGCTGTGTGTTGATCGCCCTGCTCTCTTTTTTATTACGGGACAACAGGGATCATAGCAACGACAGCGCCTTACCTGCAGTTCCTATCGTAAAAGAGCATATCCTGCCGGGCATTGCTTCGTTTCAAATACAGGTTACTCCACCCGCTTATACCAATAACCCGGCAAGGCAACAACAACAGTTTTCGCTGAAGGTGGAAGAAGGCAGCAAAGTGCAGTGGGAAATACATACCAATCAAAAAGTGGCTCAGCTGAGCCTGGTACTCAATAGCAAAGATACTTTGCAACTGTCACCCGCTGCTGCCGACAGCACCACCTGGCGCCTGCAAAGGGATATCCGGGAAGCGGGTTTTTACCAGGTAAGCCTGGCCGGACAAGCCTCTCAGTTATACACACTGGAAGTGATCCCCGACCTGCCGGTCACTATCAACATCATTACACCACAACAATACAGCCGCATAGAACCAGGACGTGAACCACTCACCCGGCTTTCACTGCAGCTGACAGATGATTATGGCATCAAAAACGCTGGCATAGTAGCGACCAGGGCCAGTGGCAAAGGAGAAAGTGTAAGTTTTAAGGAACAACAATTATCCTTCCCCGTCAGCTTCGATGGCCGCCGGCAAATGGCCCTGACTAAAATACTCGACCTGCCGGCCCTTGGCATGCATGCCGGTGATGAATTGTATTTTTATGTAAAGGCGGTGGATAACCGCGGACAGGAAAGCCGCTCGGATATGTATTTTGTATCCCTGCCAGATACAGCTGAACTGCTGAGCCTGTCGGGCATGGAATCGGGCATCAACCAGGTGCCTGAATATTTCCGCAGTCAGCGGCAGATCATCATTGACATTGAGAAACTATTGCAGCAACAAGCTACCATTCCCATCGACACCTTCCACCTCCGCAGCAATGTATTGGGCGATGATCAGAAACTGCTACGGCTGCGCTATGGAAAATTTGTGGGCGAAGAATGGGAAAGCGGCGGCCATAGCCCTGATGACGGACATGATCACGGCAGTGGTGAACATGGGGAAGAAAAAGAGATCGCATTCGGAGATATCAAAGCGCTTGAGGACCAGTACGCGCACAAGCATGACAATGCAGAGGATGCTACTTACCTGGAGCCGGCACAAAAGGCACAACTGAAAGCCATCCTCACCGAAATGTGGAGCAGTGAATTAAAGCTCCGGACCTATTACCCCCGGGAGGCATTGCCCTTTGCTTATAAGGCCTTGCGCCTGCTGAAAGACATGCAGCAAAAATCAAGGGCCTACGTAAGCAAGACCTCAGTCAAAATGCCGCCGCTGCGTCCTGAAAAAAGACTGACGGGTGAGCTGGATAAAATAGGCACCCCACTCCATCAAAAAAATAACGCTGCTGATAATAGTGCAGAGACCATCCTGCAACAGGCCATGGCGGTATTGGAACAATTAAAACAGGCGCCGGTAGTGACACCGGCACAAATGCCTGCCCTGCTGGCTGCAGAAAAAAAGATCAGTGAAAAAGCGGTTCACGCACCGGTAGATTACCTGCCAGCCCTCAATGCGATCCGGCAGCTAACGCAGGAGCCCGGAAAAATAAACAAAGCCGTCATTGTGAAAGTGCAGGCTGCTGTACAAAAAATGATGAAAGCGGGAGGGCTATTGCCCCAGCCAGGCGGAACAGCAGCCGGTAATGAACTGGCAGACTATTATTTTAATAACTTAAACGGAAGCAGTCATTGA
- a CDS encoding BatA domain-containing protein, with the protein MLQLLNPIALVAAAAVIIPVLVHLWNVRTGKTLRVGSIALLATSARRRASSLRITNWPLFLLRCFLLLLLAFLLARPVWNNTPTANKQAGWILVPARQLATAHAHYGPRIDSLLAAGLELHDLGTGFEKLQLQDTLQYSTSTPDKSTLLPPWSLLKVLDVQLPKAFPVHVFTDNRLSAYQGDRPHTQLAIHWNSFATGDSMYRSPALQWVTPNGKIRHIEWVSTPAGNYYRESMTGAALTGDIDTSIIRIGIYPGKNMADAQYVKAALQAIAQFTGRRITTTLLSAGQAPATAQNIVFNLDEQQHVGLNLSKSSTTDNLLSYIAPKGTLFQYDTGDAIAGASWAQEGNLITGEGLQHKVYRFTGGAAKGTPLWTLANGQPLLTMTAAEGRRVYHFKSRFNPAWSDMVWEGDFVQTLLPLVLAAPVIPDAVDLRIIDEQQSAIGSRETAIGPVDGREQSAVDLADRQEQGADSLLKDSAKDLSFIIWIAAFILFAAERLLTHRQQQIKQDA; encoded by the coding sequence TTGTTACAGTTATTAAATCCCATAGCATTAGTAGCGGCAGCAGCGGTGATCATACCGGTGCTGGTACACCTGTGGAATGTGCGCACGGGTAAAACCCTGCGTGTGGGCAGTATTGCCTTACTGGCCACCAGCGCACGCCGGCGCGCGAGCAGCCTGCGCATTACCAACTGGCCTTTATTCCTGCTGCGCTGCTTTTTACTGCTGTTGCTCGCCTTTTTACTGGCCAGGCCAGTGTGGAACAACACCCCAACGGCCAATAAACAAGCAGGCTGGATATTGGTCCCCGCCCGGCAATTGGCAACAGCCCACGCGCATTATGGCCCACGGATAGATTCTTTATTGGCAGCCGGCCTGGAACTGCATGACCTGGGTACAGGGTTTGAAAAACTGCAGTTACAGGATACGCTGCAGTATTCTACCAGTACTCCTGATAAAAGCACGCTGCTCCCACCCTGGTCTTTATTAAAAGTGTTGGATGTACAACTACCCAAGGCATTTCCGGTGCATGTATTTACTGATAACCGCTTATCCGCTTACCAGGGTGACAGACCGCATACTCAACTGGCCATTCATTGGAATAGTTTTGCAACGGGTGATAGTATGTATCGCTCCCCTGCCCTGCAATGGGTAACGCCCAATGGAAAGATCAGGCATATAGAATGGGTAAGTACGCCCGCAGGCAACTACTATAGGGAAAGTATGACAGGGGCAGCACTCACCGGCGATATAGATACTTCCATCATTCGCATTGGCATTTACCCTGGAAAAAACATGGCCGATGCACAATATGTAAAAGCAGCCCTGCAAGCCATTGCACAATTCACCGGCAGGCGCATTACCACCACGCTGTTATCAGCTGGTCAGGCGCCCGCCACAGCACAAAACATTGTCTTCAACCTGGATGAGCAACAGCATGTCGGACTGAACCTGTCGAAGTCTTCAACTACGGATAACCTCTTATCTTATATTGCCCCGAAAGGAACCTTGTTTCAATATGATACAGGTGATGCCATTGCCGGCGCCTCCTGGGCACAGGAAGGCAACCTCATCACAGGCGAGGGCCTGCAACACAAAGTGTACAGGTTTACCGGCGGCGCGGCAAAGGGTACTCCCCTCTGGACACTTGCCAATGGACAACCCTTGCTCACGATGACAGCAGCGGAAGGCAGGCGGGTGTATCATTTTAAAAGCCGCTTTAATCCTGCCTGGAGTGATATGGTATGGGAAGGCGATTTTGTACAAACCTTGCTGCCACTGGTACTTGCGGCGCCGGTGATTCCGGATGCGGTGGATCTGAGGATAATTGATGAGCAACAATCGGCAATCGGCAGTCGGGAGACGGCAATCGGTCCCGTCGATGGACGGGAGCAATCGGCAGTCGATCTCGCTGATAGGCAGGAACAAGGAGCAGACTCATTGTTAAAAGACAGTGCGAAAGACTTGTCTTTCATTATATGGATCGCCGCCTTTATACTATTTGCAGCAGAACGGTTATTGACGCACCGGCAACAACAAATCAAGCAGGATGCCTGA
- a CDS encoding DUF58 domain-containing protein, with the protein MSLDPAILLSLRNLSLAAKTTIDGFMTGANKSSIKGSGMEFSQYRSYMPGDDLRWMDWKMYARSDRYYIRESESETNISVRLLVDASASMDHRDGDWTKMEYARYLAASLAYLAHMQGDAVGLYVMREDGIFSLAARQGTQHLNRLFYQLEQAGPKGRFTEPIHYKDIYAGGRKRELLVFITDMYQQGEEIYELLDLLGALRHEIIVLHLMARNEMELSYEGFTTLEDLETGATIQVDTDAIKQGYTQKLTDHLTNTRKALLGRNIDYRLMVTDEPVDEALRAFLQARK; encoded by the coding sequence GTGTCATTAGATCCAGCTATATTATTGTCACTGAGAAATCTATCCCTGGCGGCCAAAACCACCATCGATGGCTTTATGACGGGCGCCAACAAAAGCTCCATCAAAGGCAGTGGTATGGAGTTCAGTCAGTACCGGAGTTATATGCCGGGCGATGACCTGCGCTGGATGGACTGGAAGATGTATGCACGCAGCGACCGTTACTATATCCGCGAATCGGAATCAGAAACAAATATCAGCGTACGCCTGCTGGTAGATGCCAGCGCTTCCATGGACCACCGCGACGGCGACTGGACAAAAATGGAATATGCCCGCTACCTCGCTGCCAGCCTCGCTTACCTGGCGCATATGCAGGGCGATGCGGTGGGCCTGTATGTAATGCGCGAAGACGGCATTTTCTCCCTGGCAGCCCGCCAGGGTACGCAACACCTCAACCGGCTTTTTTACCAACTGGAACAAGCCGGGCCCAAAGGCAGGTTTACTGAACCAATCCATTACAAAGACATTTATGCAGGCGGCAGAAAAAGAGAACTGCTCGTTTTCATTACCGATATGTACCAGCAGGGGGAAGAGATATATGAACTGCTGGACCTGCTGGGCGCCCTGCGCCATGAGATCATTGTACTGCACCTGATGGCGCGCAATGAAATGGAGCTGAGCTATGAAGGGTTCACTACACTGGAAGACCTGGAAACGGGGGCAACTATCCAGGTAGATACGGACGCCATCAAACAAGGCTATACCCAAAAACTGACAGACCATTTAACCAATACCCGAAAAGCATTACTGGGACGTAATATCGACTACCGGCTTATGGTGACAGATGAACCGGTAGATGAGGCATTGAGGGCTTTTTTGCAGGCAAGGAAGTAG
- a CDS encoding AAA family ATPase, translated as MTLVLTETTVEDLLKKVSLLKKEIQKVIVGQDEVLEEILVALLAGGHCLLEGVPGLAKTLMVRTMSQALHLSFRRIQFTPDLMPSDIIGTEILEEDLVTGKRLFTFTKGPIFANILLADEINRTPPKTQSALLEAMQEFEVTYAGKTYHLDRPFFILATQNPIEQAGTYPLPEAQLDRFLLYVKIGYPSEQEEIQILSNTTGTRKNKVEAIVSGEEIVQLQALVREVSINDDLTAWAGKLVRATRPDTTTADYVKEWVRWGAGPRAGQALLLTAKARALLHGRYAVTEADIQTMAFPVLRHRILMNFKADAENVTSDMVTATLLKVIERPKAL; from the coding sequence TTGACGTTGGTATTAACAGAAACAACAGTCGAGGATCTGCTGAAAAAGGTATCCCTGCTGAAAAAAGAAATTCAGAAAGTAATAGTTGGACAGGACGAAGTACTGGAAGAAATACTGGTAGCATTACTGGCGGGTGGTCACTGCCTGCTGGAAGGCGTACCGGGCCTGGCCAAAACACTGATGGTACGCACCATGTCGCAGGCACTGCACCTGAGTTTCCGCCGCATTCAATTTACCCCCGATCTGATGCCTTCGGATATCATCGGTACGGAGATCCTGGAAGAAGACCTGGTGACGGGCAAGCGGCTATTCACCTTTACCAAAGGCCCCATCTTTGCCAATATCCTGCTGGCAGATGAGATCAACCGCACCCCGCCCAAAACACAGTCGGCCCTGCTGGAAGCCATGCAGGAATTTGAAGTGACCTACGCCGGCAAAACTTATCACCTCGATCGTCCTTTCTTTATACTGGCCACCCAAAACCCTATAGAGCAGGCAGGTACTTACCCGCTGCCCGAAGCACAACTGGACCGGTTCTTACTGTACGTAAAGATCGGCTACCCTTCAGAACAGGAAGAAATACAAATACTGAGCAATACCACCGGCACCCGCAAGAATAAAGTAGAAGCCATCGTAAGCGGCGAAGAGATCGTGCAGCTGCAGGCATTGGTAAGAGAAGTAAGCATCAATGATGACCTTACTGCCTGGGCAGGTAAACTGGTGCGGGCTACCCGGCCTGATACCACTACGGCCGATTATGTAAAAGAATGGGTACGCTGGGGAGCGGGACCGCGGGCCGGACAAGCACTGCTGCTCACCGCCAAAGCCAGGGCCCTACTGCATGGCCGCTATGCGGTAACGGAAGCCGATATTCAAACGATGGCATTCCCCGTACTGCGGCACCGGATACTGATGAATTTTAAAGCCGATGCAGAAAATGTGACCTCGGATATGGTCACGGCAACACTGTTGAAAGTAATTGAACGTCCGAAAGCGTTGTAA
- a CDS encoding DUF4159 domain-containing protein has product MNQGNKFTFSRLSYRSGDWDTDQRMPSNLLNSLVEYTTIPVNPQERIIELGSEDLFTAPFCYLSGHKLVQFDGREQANFKKYVQNGGFVFVDDCNHDIDGLFAKSFENQMATTFGPQALKKIPNTHELYRSFFTFEKGPPPTSFELNGWGDDLIHDYLKAVEINGRIAVLYSNKDYGCEWDYDFRNKRFMAEDNTKFGLNIIFYAMQA; this is encoded by the coding sequence ATGAACCAGGGCAATAAATTCACCTTCTCCCGATTAAGCTATCGTTCCGGCGACTGGGATACCGACCAGCGCATGCCTTCAAATTTATTGAACTCACTGGTGGAGTACACTACCATTCCTGTAAATCCGCAGGAGCGGATCATAGAACTGGGCAGCGAGGATCTCTTTACCGCCCCCTTCTGTTACCTCAGCGGCCACAAACTGGTGCAATTCGATGGGAGGGAACAGGCCAATTTTAAAAAGTATGTACAGAACGGTGGCTTTGTATTTGTCGACGACTGCAACCACGATATTGATGGCTTGTTTGCCAAATCCTTCGAGAACCAGATGGCCACTACCTTCGGTCCCCAGGCCTTGAAAAAGATACCCAATACACACGAGTTATACCGCTCTTTCTTCACGTTTGAAAAAGGCCCGCCGCCTACCTCCTTCGAACTGAATGGCTGGGGCGATGACCTCATCCACGACTACCTCAAAGCCGTTGAGATCAATGGCCGTATTGCCGTGCTGTACAGCAACAAGGATTATGGCTGTGAATGGGATTACGACTTCCGCAACAAACGCTTCATGGCCGAAGACAATACCAAATTTGGCCTCAATATCATCTTCTACGCTATGCAGGCTTGA